A stretch of DNA from Micromonospora sp. NBC_01813:
GGATCATCCACACACGCTGCTCTGCGCGAGCAACCGGGCGAACGCACTGTTCGCAATGGGCGAGCCGGCTGCGGCCGGCGCCATCGACGAGCGCAGCTACCTGCGGCTGCGAGCACTGTTGGGCAGCGGCAGCCCTGCGGTCATCGGGATGGCCGCGAACCTGGTTACCAGCCGGGCCGCTGCGGGCGATCATGCGGCCGCCGACCAGCTGCGTACTGACACCTTGCGGTTCTGTCTTGCGCGGCTGGGCGGAGACCATCCGTATGCCAGAGCGCTACGGGATGGCCGCCGGATCGAAACCGACGTCGAACCGGCCGAGACGTGATCCGGCAACGACAGCGGTCACCGGTCGACTACGGATCGACGCCGCCACCCAGGGCGTCGCACCGATCTTGTTGCCTTTATAGTTGCGACGCGATCGCCGTAACCCGGTGCCCGTCTTGCAGCAGTCCTATTAATTCATCTTCTTTGTTAGGCATGCGATAGAGGTCTTATGGGGTCGGTGACGAACGGTCACATCGTGGGCCGTATCGCGGATGTCAAGGATGTCGAGTGGGCAGCACTGATGGCCCAGGCGGACGACGGCGCAGGGTTCGGCGACAGCGTGTTCGGCGAGGCGCTACGCGGACACCTCGCCCGACGTCAGGCGACCGCCAACGGCACGGTCGACGGGCCTGCGGAGGCGGTGAGCGCCTTCGCCAACTTCGCCGCGCCACAGTGACCGAGCAGGCAGGGCCGGTGCCGTTCCGGCACCTGCTCCTGAAGATCCACAGCAGGTGCAACCTGTCCTGCCGGTACTGCTACGTATACGAGCACGCGGACCAGTCCTGGCGGCGCCAGCCGCTGGTGATGTCCCCGAAGACGATCGACCTGGCGGCGCGGCGACTCGCCGACCATGCTCGGACCTGGCAGCTGTCCCGGGTGACGGTGACCTTCCACGGCGGCGAACCGTTGCTGGCCGGCGTAGAGGTGATCGAGTACGCGGTGGCGGCATTCCGGCAGGCGTTGCCGGCGGATGTCACTGCTGGCTTCACCATCCAGACCAACGGCATCCTCCTGAGCGAGGCCTTCCTCGAATCGTTCCGGCGCAACGAGATGCTGGTCGGGGTAAGCCTGGACGGTGGCCACGAGGCCACCGACCGCGAGCGGCGCTACGCCCACGGGGGCGGCAGCTTCGACGATGCCGCCGCCGGGTTGGCGCGGCTACGGCAGCCACGCTACCGGCACCTGTTCAGCGGTCTGCTCTGCACGGTCGATCTGCGCAACGACCCGATCGACGTCTATGAGGGACTTCTTTCCTTCGAGCCGCCCCGCATCGACCTACTGCTGCCGCACGGCAACTGGACCACACCGCCGCCCGGCCGCGACCCGACCGACGAGCGGACACCGTACGCGGACTGGCTGATCGCCGTCTTCGACCGCTGGTACGACGCGCCCCGCCGCGAGACCGACATCCGGCTGTTCAGTGCGATCATGTCGCTACTGTTCGGCGGCCCAGGCGGCCTTGAGACGGTCGGGCTGGAGCCCATCGACTTCGTCATCGTGGAGACCGACGGCAGCATCGAACAGGGCGACGCGCTGAAGACCACGGCCGAAGGGATGGCCGCCACCGGTATGCACGTGGCCCGAAACGCCTTCGACGAGGTCCTCGCCCTGCCCGGGATCCGGGCCCGACAGATCGGCTTGGCCGCGCTCGGCGACATCTGCCGCCGTTGTGAGTTGGTCAGATTCTGCGGCGGCGGACACTACGCCCACCGCTACCAGGCCGGCACCGGCTTCGCGAACCCCTCGGTCTACTGCCTCGACCAGCAGCGGCTCATCCGCCACATCTACCAGCGAGTGCGGCAGGACCTGCACCGGCTCGTCGGATCCGCCCCGATGACCACCCTGGGGTGAGCGATGTCTGGAGGGCCGCAGCCACACCGCCTGACCCGCGCCCAGTTCGATGGGGTCGCCGCAGGTGGGGGCGAGCCGGACGCAATCGATGTGCTGCGAGACGCGCAGGTCAGCAAGCGTCTACTCCTGCTACGCGCCCTGCGTCTATCCACAGTGCTCGGCAGCCATCCCGCTTGGCGGGTGCTGGACGCGGCGGCGGCTGAGCGGCCAGACACCGTCCGAGGAGTACTGAGCCGGCCGTTTGTCGATCTATGGGCGACTCGCGCACTGCGAGCCGCGTCGGCCGGTAGCGAGCTGCCGTCCGGCACCGAGCGCTATCTGACCGGACTGACCGCTGCCGCCGCGCTGATGGCCGATGTGCCGTTCGAGTTTGCCATCTCCGGCGATGCCGGCCCGCTGGTGCTGCCCGGTCTCGGCCGTATCGACCCCGTCGACGCGGGTGTCCTGAGCCATCGAGATGGTGCCAGGATCCGGTGGTCCGGGGCGACCGGGGCCACCGATATTCGGCCCGGCGACGGCACCGACCAGGGTGGATGGTGGACGGCCTACCGCACCGTGCGGTACGGCGACGCCACGACCGGCGGGGAGGTCGAACTGGACGACCTCGACCCGCACCGGTCCAGCTACGGTCTGCCCGCGGTGGACCGGCTCGCACCTGCGGCGGCCCGGCGATGGGCGGAACTGCTCCGGGCCGCGCTGACCCTGGTCGAGACGGAGCTTCCGGTCTACTGGCACACGGTCCGTGGCTGCTTGCGATCCGTGGTGCCGGTAACGGCACCCAACGCCGGCACGGCCAGCGCGTCCAATCAGCGGGCCTTCGGTGCCGTTGCCGTCTCGGTGCCGGCAGACGCCGACGAACTCGCGTTGCTGCTGATCCACGAGACCCAACACGCGAAGCTGAGCGCACTGCTGGATCTGGTGGACCTGGTCGATCCGGACGACACACAGCTCTTTCACGCACCGTGGCGCACCGATCCACGCCCTGCCGGCGCCCTGCTGCAGGGCAGCTATGCGCATGCGGCGGTCGCGGGGTTCTGGCGGATCCACCGGCACAGCCTGGCCGGTGCTCCCGCCCGAGGTGCCGAGTTCGAGCACATTTTCTGGCGTGACCAGGCGCGCGTCGGCGCTGACACGCTACTTGCCTCCCGGGCGCTCACTCCGCTGGGCCGGTCGTTCGTCGAGCGGCTCGCCGAGTCGCTGGCCGGTCAGGTCGAGCCGGCGCATCCAGCCGTGTCGGCGGCCGTGTCGGCCTGCGCGACGGTCACCGATATGCATTGGCGGCTGTCCAACCACGCGGTGCTGCAGGCCCAGACCGAGGCGCTCGCCGCCGCGTACCGGTCGGGAGCGCCCTGCCCACCGCTGCCCCTTCCGCAGGTGCGGCCGGGAGCGTCGCGTGGGGCGGCGATGTCGGAAGCTCTGGCCCAGGACATTCGACGACAGGCCGTGGACCCGGCCGCGCCCGCCGGCGTTTCAGGCGTCCACGTACCGTCCGTGGCCGAGCTGGATCGGCGGTTGCGGGCCGATCCGGCCGACACGCGTGCCTGGGCGCTGCTGGCGCTGGCGCTGGCCGGCACCGGCCGGGAACGGACCTCGGCCGCGTTGGTGCAACGGCCCGGCCTGGTCCGCGCGCTGGCCATGGGCCTGCCCCGCGCTGCTCCGTCCGCGCTGGCCGACTGGCTCTCCACCGCGCTCCCGGCAAGCGCCGCCGCGTCAGGTCCGCATTAAAGCTGGCGCGGATCGATGTCACAGTTGATCCGGACACCTTTGCGGACCAACACCACGTTGTGATGGTCTGGCCCCAGTGTCCGTTCCATCTGCGTCCGAACACCGCGCAGAAGTTCCGCCGACTCCTGGGCCGCGCCCCCCACTCGTAGGCTGATGGCCAGGTTGTTGCCTGCCGCCAGGACATCTGGATGGTCCGGCCCCAGAGCGCCGCGAATCCGCTCCCAGACGTCACGGTCCACCCGCAACGCCTCCGCGTGTTCGCCAAGGTCGAACAGCACGTTGCTCTGATTGATCCGGCCGGCCAGGGTGTATGGGTGATCGGCGCCCAGCGTCGAGGTGAAGCGCTCCCCTACCCGTTGCGTCAACCTCAGGGCCGCCCGATGCTCGCCCAGTCGGCGCAGGAAGATCGCCAGGTTGTTCTCGCATGACAACGAGAAGGTGTGGTCGTCGCCAACCGTGGCCCGGTAGCTCGCCAGGGCACCCTCGGCAGTACGGCGAGCGGCTCCGTCGTCGCCGATCGCGGACTGGTCGCAGGCGAGGTTGCTGGTACAGGCGAGGGTGTCCAGGTGGGTCGGGCCGAGTACCCGCTCGAACTTGGGCAGTGTCTCGACGGTCAGCGCGTGGGCACTATGGACTTCGCCAAGCTTGCGCAACGCCACGGCCAAGGTCCGGCTGGCGCGGATCGTCTGGGAGTGGCGCTCGCCCAGCACCTCCCCGCACACCTGCCGCAGCGAGGTCAACAACTCCCGCGCCCGCTCGTACCTGCCCAGGTCGAGGTAGTCACGGGCCAGGTTGAGGGCGTACAGAAGTGTGCTCGGATGCCGCTCACCGTTCGTCCGTACGCGGATCTCCCAGGCCCGCTCCTCTAGCTCGACCGCTGCCCGGAAGTCGCCGACGAGACCGAGCGACCGGGCCAGGTTGTTCATAGCGTTGGTGGTCCGAGGATGTTCTTCACCGAGGACCCGGATCGACTGCTCCAATGCCTGTTTGTCCAGGTCGTGTGCCTGTTCGTACTGACCCTTCACCCGCAGGTCCGCCGTCAGCGACGACATCGCCATGATCGTGTACGGGTGGTCGGCACCGACCCGCTCGGCCAACTCCCGATAGACCTGATCGTCGTTGAGGTACGCCTCCTCGTAGCGGGCCAGGGAGCGAGTCGTGTTTCCCAGGTGCAGACGCAGCGAGAGGGTGGTGATGTCGTCGGCCCCACCGCTGGCGAGCCGCCACTGGGCCAGCGCCGCCTCACCGAATTCCTGGCCGCTGTGGTAGTCACCTACCTTCCACAGGTAACGCACCATGTCGATGACGAGCTGCCGTACGGCGGGCACCGGCGAACTCAGGACGCCGGCGGCCATCACATGCTGGTGCAGCCGCCGGTACGCCGGCCAGTGGGCGGCATCGTCCGGGTCCTTCGGATTGACCGCGGCGAGCACATCATGCACGTGGCGCAGGTTCGCTTCCTGCTCCGCTGGCGGCAGCCCGGCCCGGATGACCGCTTGAACCAGCCGGTGCAGCTGGATCGTCGACTGGCCGGAGTCCACCCGGGCGAGCGCGTACCGGCTGATCTCATTGATCAGCCGACCCTGCACCAACGGCTCGCTGAGCAGCGGATCCAACGGCAGCAGCAGTTCGATGAAGCGTTCGTTGTAGAACAGCGACGTGGGGATCGGCTCGGCGGCGAAGAACGCGCACACCTCCAGCAGCTTGGCTGCCGCCGGCATGTGCTGCCGAATCCGCTCCAGCGACAGCCGCCAGGTGATCGCTACCGGGCGCTCGTAGCCATGCGGGGGACTGTCACTGAGCACTTCCGCCAAGTGGGTGTCGAGCAACCGCAGGTAGTCGTCGACCATTGTCCCGGTGGCCGCCAGCCAGGCACCGGCTTGCTCGACGGCGAGTGGCAGGTCACCGAGGCGCTCGGCGAGTGAGTCGGCCTGCGCGATGGACAGTGACGGTACCCGCCGTCGCAGCAGCGTCACGCTCTCCGGTCTGGTGAACACGCCCACCTCGACGGTGGCCTGGCGGGACCAGGCGAGATTGCGTGAGGTGAGCAGGACGTGCCCCTGCCCCTGCGGAAGATAGGGCTCGACGTCCGCCGGATCGTCGGCGTTGTCGTAGATCAGCAGCCACCGTTGGTAGGGCTCGCCTCGCCGCAGCGCCTCCAGGACGAGGTCCACGGTCGCGCTGACGTCGGCACCGGCGGGCAGGTCGAGACGCCCCGCCAGGTCGGCGAGCGAGGTGCGGATCATGCTCGGCTGCTGCGCGGAGATCCACCAGACAATGTCGTAGTTGGCCGCGAAGCGGTGTGCGTACTCCAGCGCGACCTGGGTCTTCCCGACGCCACCCAGTCCGTACAGCGCCTGCGGCATGACCACTGTGCGATCCGCCGACAGCCGGTCACGCAACGTCTCCAGCAACTCGCTGCGACCGGTGAAGGTCGCGTTGCGCTGCGGGACGTCCCACACGGGCGGCTGGTCGCCCGGGAATCGCGGCGCGCGCAGGCTCGGGGTCCGGTAGCCGCCGGCGGGTGCCGGAACCTCGTCGAACACCGCGGCCAGCGCCTGCCGCGCCCGTTCCTCTGTGACGTTCACCAGATCGATCACGGCCACCCGGTCGGCGAACGGCACCGGCAGCCGGGAGGCATCCAGCCGGATCGGTACCAGCATGCCGCCGGTCGGATCCTTGGCTACGAGGGCCTCCCACAGCGCTGCCGCGTTCGGTGACCCCACGTAGTCGCGAGACAGCAGCACCAGCACCCGGGCGGTCGGATCCAGCCACGACTCGAGCGCCGGATCACCGAAGGTGGCGCCAGCGGCCAGGTCGACCTCCCGCAGGGTCACCCGCAGACCGATCAATTCGAACTCGTTGGCGATCCAGTCGGTCCAGGCCCGATTCACCGACGCGTAGCTGATCACGACGTCGTGGGTGAGGAGCTGCTTCTGGCGCTCGTACTGCCCCAGCCGGCGGCGACGCTCCCGCTCGTCCAACGCCGGGAACTCCCGCACGAGACCGTCGGTGATCACCGCGGTCAACCGCTCGTACGAGGACAACAGCGAATACTCTTGGCGTGACCGCTCCCCGAACACGGCCAGAATCTCCTCGTACGCGAAGAAGGGCTTGTACGGGATCTCCGTGTCGCCCCAGTAGGCGTCCACGGCGTCCGGCTCCATCGGCAGGTAGCCGGCGAAGCGGTAGCGGGCGTAGTCCCGTCCAGCCTCCAGCTTGAACTGCTCCGCCGCCTCGACTCGCATCGGGACCGGCAGGATCCGGATCGGGTCGGTGCCCCGGAGCCGGCGGATCGACTCGGCCACCGCGACCGCGCCGTCGATGCTCTGGTCGTTCAATGTGAAGCAGTTGACCACGGTGTCCGGCAGTTCGACGGTGCAGATGCCGGCGTTGTCGCTCAACCCGGTACGGCTGTCGATCAGGACATAGTCGTACTGCTGCCGCATGCTGTCCCGCATCGCCAGGAGGAACGCTCGCCCGTTCAGCCGCTCCCAGAAGTCGGACCAGTCGATGCTGGAAACCCGTTGCGAGTACGCCACATCCTGCACACCCGCAGGGAGCAGGTCCAGGCTGCCGCCGTCCGGAAACCGCATGTTGAGCGAGACGGCTTCCCGTTCGACGTCGGCAAACGCCCGGAACCAACTGGGCTCGCTGGCCGGCAGGTCCGGATCGACCACAGCGGCGGCGAAGTCGCGAATGATGTCGATGACCCCGCGGGAATGGCGTAGTTTCGGGTCGGTGAGGAAAGGCCGGAAGTAGTGGTGCAGACCCGGCGACTCCAGATCCCAGTCGACCACCAGCACCCGTCGGCCGTTGGCCGCCAGAATCCAGGCCACGTTGGCGAGCGCCATGGTCCGGCCGGTGCCGCCCTTGAAGGAGTAGAAGGTAACGATCTGGCCGAGGGGGACCG
This window harbors:
- a CDS encoding FxsB family cyclophane-forming radical SAM/SPASM peptide maturase, producing the protein MTEQAGPVPFRHLLLKIHSRCNLSCRYCYVYEHADQSWRRQPLVMSPKTIDLAARRLADHARTWQLSRVTVTFHGGEPLLAGVEVIEYAVAAFRQALPADVTAGFTIQTNGILLSEAFLESFRRNEMLVGVSLDGGHEATDRERRYAHGGGSFDDAAAGLARLRQPRYRHLFSGLLCTVDLRNDPIDVYEGLLSFEPPRIDLLLPHGNWTTPPPGRDPTDERTPYADWLIAVFDRWYDAPRRETDIRLFSAIMSLLFGGPGGLETVGLEPIDFVIVETDGSIEQGDALKTTAEGMAATGMHVARNAFDEVLALPGIRARQIGLAALGDICRRCELVRFCGGGHYAHRYQAGTGFANPSVYCLDQQRLIRHIYQRVRQDLHRLVGSAPMTTLG
- a CDS encoding aKG-HExxH-type peptide beta-hydroxylase, coding for MSGGPQPHRLTRAQFDGVAAGGGEPDAIDVLRDAQVSKRLLLLRALRLSTVLGSHPAWRVLDAAAAERPDTVRGVLSRPFVDLWATRALRAASAGSELPSGTERYLTGLTAAAALMADVPFEFAISGDAGPLVLPGLGRIDPVDAGVLSHRDGARIRWSGATGATDIRPGDGTDQGGWWTAYRTVRYGDATTGGEVELDDLDPHRSSYGLPAVDRLAPAAARRWAELLRAALTLVETELPVYWHTVRGCLRSVVPVTAPNAGTASASNQRAFGAVAVSVPADADELALLLIHETQHAKLSALLDLVDLVDPDDTQLFHAPWRTDPRPAGALLQGSYAHAAVAGFWRIHRHSLAGAPARGAEFEHIFWRDQARVGADTLLASRALTPLGRSFVERLAESLAGQVEPAHPAVSAAVSACATVTDMHWRLSNHAVLQAQTEALAAAYRSGAPCPPLPLPQVRPGASRGAAMSEALAQDIRRQAVDPAAPAGVSGVHVPSVAELDRRLRADPADTRAWALLALALAGTGRERTSAALVQRPGLVRALAMGLPRAAPSALADWLSTALPASAAASGPH
- the fxsT gene encoding FxSxx-COOH system tetratricopeptide repeat protein; the protein is MSDAPVPLGQIVTFYSFKGGTGRTMALANVAWILAANGRRVLVVDWDLESPGLHHYFRPFLTDPKLRHSRGVIDIIRDFAAAVVDPDLPASEPSWFRAFADVEREAVSLNMRFPDGGSLDLLPAGVQDVAYSQRVSSIDWSDFWERLNGRAFLLAMRDSMRQQYDYVLIDSRTGLSDNAGICTVELPDTVVNCFTLNDQSIDGAVAVAESIRRLRGTDPIRILPVPMRVEAAEQFKLEAGRDYARYRFAGYLPMEPDAVDAYWGDTEIPYKPFFAYEEILAVFGERSRQEYSLLSSYERLTAVITDGLVREFPALDERERRRRLGQYERQKQLLTHDVVISYASVNRAWTDWIANEFELIGLRVTLREVDLAAGATFGDPALESWLDPTARVLVLLSRDYVGSPNAAALWEALVAKDPTGGMLVPIRLDASRLPVPFADRVAVIDLVNVTEERARQALAAVFDEVPAPAGGYRTPSLRAPRFPGDQPPVWDVPQRNATFTGRSELLETLRDRLSADRTVVMPQALYGLGGVGKTQVALEYAHRFAANYDIVWWISAQQPSMIRTSLADLAGRLDLPAGADVSATVDLVLEALRRGEPYQRWLLIYDNADDPADVEPYLPQGQGHVLLTSRNLAWSRQATVEVGVFTRPESVTLLRRRVPSLSIAQADSLAERLGDLPLAVEQAGAWLAATGTMVDDYLRLLDTHLAEVLSDSPPHGYERPVAITWRLSLERIRQHMPAAAKLLEVCAFFAAEPIPTSLFYNERFIELLLPLDPLLSEPLVQGRLINEISRYALARVDSGQSTIQLHRLVQAVIRAGLPPAEQEANLRHVHDVLAAVNPKDPDDAAHWPAYRRLHQHVMAAGVLSSPVPAVRQLVIDMVRYLWKVGDYHSGQEFGEAALAQWRLASGGADDITTLSLRLHLGNTTRSLARYEEAYLNDDQVYRELAERVGADHPYTIMAMSSLTADLRVKGQYEQAHDLDKQALEQSIRVLGEEHPRTTNAMNNLARSLGLVGDFRAAVELEERAWEIRVRTNGERHPSTLLYALNLARDYLDLGRYERARELLTSLRQVCGEVLGERHSQTIRASRTLAVALRKLGEVHSAHALTVETLPKFERVLGPTHLDTLACTSNLACDQSAIGDDGAARRTAEGALASYRATVGDDHTFSLSCENNLAIFLRRLGEHRAALRLTQRVGERFTSTLGADHPYTLAGRINQSNVLFDLGEHAEALRVDRDVWERIRGALGPDHPDVLAAGNNLAISLRVGGAAQESAELLRGVRTQMERTLGPDHHNVVLVRKGVRINCDIDPRQL